One window of Psychrobacillus sp. FSL H8-0483 genomic DNA carries:
- a CDS encoding fumarylacetoacetate hydrolase family protein has product MTRARIKVLGERNLALVDVHAGTNTVVLGNRVLSVNEIQFDNPIIGTVYGTLLNYKGALEKLGDAVNDKPYGSPPLAPILYIKPANTFNHYGAAIPMPPGIEKLEIGAALGLVIGKLAVAVDEKNALNYVAGYTIVNDVSVPNESVYRPGVQHKSRDGFCPIGPWIIDCHEVENPDDLAIRVFINGILQQENSTSNLIRSVSRLLADVTEFMTLSPGDVLLVGVPEEAPQAKVGDKVRIEIGGIGSLENVIVDESEINWRGKI; this is encoded by the coding sequence ATGACCAGGGCAAGGATCAAAGTGTTAGGGGAACGGAATTTAGCATTAGTGGATGTGCATGCAGGAACGAATACAGTTGTTTTAGGGAACAGGGTGTTAAGTGTTAATGAAATACAGTTCGACAACCCGATTATAGGTACAGTTTATGGTACGCTACTGAACTATAAGGGGGCTCTTGAAAAATTAGGAGATGCTGTAAATGACAAACCATATGGTTCGCCGCCACTCGCTCCTATTCTTTATATTAAACCAGCAAATACCTTCAATCATTATGGTGCAGCAATCCCCATGCCACCAGGGATAGAGAAATTGGAGATTGGCGCAGCACTTGGATTAGTAATAGGGAAGCTAGCAGTTGCAGTCGATGAAAAGAATGCACTAAATTACGTAGCAGGCTATACGATCGTAAACGATGTCAGCGTACCAAATGAAAGCGTTTACCGACCAGGAGTTCAACATAAATCACGTGATGGGTTTTGTCCGATCGGACCATGGATTATAGATTGTCATGAAGTAGAGAATCCAGATGATTTAGCCATTCGGGTATTTATCAATGGTATACTCCAGCAGGAAAATTCGACTTCCAATTTGATCCGTTCGGTATCCCGCCTACTTGCAGATGTCACAGAGTTCATGACATTAAGCCCTGGAGATGTATTACTCGTAGGAGTCCCTGAAGAAGCTCCACAAGCAAAGGTAGGAGATAAAGTTCGAATCGAAATAGGTGGGATTGGGAGCTTAGAAAATGTGATTGTGGATGAAAGTGAAATCAATTGGAGGGGGAAGATATGA
- a CDS encoding ABC transporter substrate-binding protein produces MKNRWKKMMAVIFSTTLVLAACGGDGGDKEASSKKYKIGVTQIVEHPSLNAAYDGFKKALEDAGIDAEYEVQIAQGDNSANTTIATNLVSEKVDLIFANSTPSAQAAASATSEIPIVFTSVTDAVGAELVDSMEKPGGNVTGTIDAHPDAISNTMKFLKDELGAKNVGMVFNSGEQNSRAQVDAVKEMLKGMDMTVVEASVATSADVKQATESLLGKVDSMYIITDNTVVSALESVISVANENKIPMMVGEFDSVKRGGLAAYGFEYFDIGYEAGQMAVKILKGESKPADLPVQIPQKLKLIMNKNTASTIGLDIKDEWKAEFSE; encoded by the coding sequence ATGAAGAACAGATGGAAAAAAATGATGGCTGTTATTTTCAGTACAACATTAGTACTTGCAGCATGTGGTGGTGATGGAGGAGATAAGGAAGCATCCTCGAAAAAATATAAAATAGGTGTAACCCAAATAGTAGAGCACCCATCACTCAATGCAGCATACGACGGCTTTAAAAAGGCTTTAGAGGATGCAGGGATTGATGCAGAATATGAAGTTCAAATTGCACAAGGGGATAACAGTGCCAATACGACAATTGCGACAAATCTTGTGAGTGAAAAAGTGGATCTAATATTTGCTAACTCAACTCCTAGTGCTCAGGCAGCAGCTAGTGCTACATCAGAAATTCCAATCGTTTTCACTTCCGTAACAGATGCAGTTGGAGCGGAACTGGTTGACTCAATGGAAAAACCGGGAGGCAATGTAACAGGTACAATTGATGCACATCCAGATGCAATTTCTAATACAATGAAGTTCCTGAAAGATGAATTAGGAGCGAAAAATGTTGGAATGGTATTTAACTCTGGAGAGCAAAATTCACGAGCTCAAGTAGATGCAGTAAAAGAAATGTTGAAAGGGATGGATATGACTGTTGTGGAAGCGTCTGTTGCTACTTCTGCAGATGTAAAACAAGCGACTGAATCATTGCTAGGTAAAGTTGATTCTATGTACATCATTACAGATAACACGGTTGTTTCCGCACTTGAATCTGTTATTTCAGTCGCAAACGAAAATAAAATTCCAATGATGGTAGGCGAATTTGACTCTGTCAAACGAGGTGGCTTAGCAGCATACGGATTTGAGTATTTTGATATTGGTTACGAAGCTGGACAAATGGCAGTTAAAATCTTAAAAGGTGAAAGTAAACCAGCTGATTTGCCAGTTCAAATTCCACAAAAATTAAAATTGATCATGAATAAAAACACAGCATCTACCATAGGACTCGACATCAAAGACGAATGGAAAGCTGAATTTAGCGAGTAA
- a CDS encoding alpha-ketoacid dehydrogenase subunit beta, whose translation MKEVSQKNETTKQLTLIQAINEAMHLMLEEDERTIILGEDIGKNGGVFRATEGLQEAFGDDRVVDTPLSEAGIIGTSIGLAVNGFRPVAEIQFLGFIYPAYEQIMTHVSRIRMRSMSRFTVPMVIRAPYGAGIRAPEIHSDSTEILFTHMPGIKVVCPSNPYDAKGLLIAAMEDPDPVLVLEPMKNYRAKKEAVPVGKYTVEIGKGKIVREGTDVTLIAWGAMISIAEKAAEQVEKKGISCEIIDLRTLYPIDRDMIAESVQKTTRAVIIHEAHNTGGLGNDIVSIINDTSFLYLRAPIERVTGFDVPVPFFTLEEHYLPTPARVVEGIEKVVHF comes from the coding sequence ATGAAAGAGGTAAGTCAAAAAAATGAAACGACAAAACAGCTCACGCTAATTCAAGCAATCAATGAGGCTATGCATTTGATGCTAGAAGAGGATGAGCGAACCATCATACTCGGAGAAGATATCGGTAAAAATGGAGGCGTGTTCCGTGCAACAGAAGGACTCCAGGAAGCGTTTGGTGATGACCGAGTAGTCGATACACCGCTTTCAGAAGCAGGAATTATCGGTACGTCCATTGGTCTTGCAGTTAATGGTTTTAGACCGGTTGCAGAAATTCAATTTCTCGGTTTTATCTATCCCGCATACGAACAGATTATGACGCATGTCTCCCGTATTCGAATGCGGTCAATGTCGCGTTTTACAGTGCCTATGGTTATCCGTGCACCATACGGAGCAGGAATTCGTGCGCCTGAAATACATTCTGACAGTACAGAAATCTTATTTACACATATGCCAGGCATCAAGGTTGTTTGTCCTTCTAATCCATACGATGCAAAAGGATTATTGATAGCAGCAATGGAAGATCCAGATCCGGTGCTCGTTTTGGAGCCCATGAAAAACTATCGTGCCAAGAAAGAAGCAGTTCCTGTTGGAAAATATACTGTGGAAATTGGTAAAGGAAAAATAGTACGTGAAGGAACGGATGTCACGCTTATTGCTTGGGGTGCTATGATTTCAATCGCAGAAAAAGCAGCAGAACAAGTGGAGAAAAAGGGGATTAGTTGTGAAATTATCGATCTGCGAACATTGTATCCAATTGATCGTGACATGATAGCGGAGTCCGTGCAAAAGACAACGAGAGCAGTCATCATACATGAAGCGCATAATACGGGGGGGCTGGGAAACGATATTGTGTCGATTATTAACGATACATCTTTTCTTTATCTACGAGCTCCAATAGAACGAGTTACCGGATTTGACGTACCGGTTCCATTCTTTACATTAGAAGAACATTATCTCCCAACACCAGCGCGCGTGGTTGAAGGAATAGAAAAAGTGGTTCATTTTTAA
- the hpaB gene encoding 4-hydroxyphenylacetate 3-monooxygenase, oxygenase component, translated as MGARTGKEYIEGIKKRNTEVWIHGGKVGDVTTHPAFKNVVESVAGLYDLQHEKPEKMLYTSPTSGKKVGLSFIAPKTKEDLFKRREMHTEWATFSGGMMGRSPDYLNTSIMAFGTASQFFAQEGGGSEQFGKNAADYYEYARENDISLTHTLIHPQVNRSMLTQAEQKDPFLSARITKKTQDGIIVNGCRLLATLGGITDELVVFPSTINRTPGTTDDPFAFAFAIPNNTKGLKFLSRESFDYGKSKWDHPLGARFDESDAIISFEDVLVPWERVFVCESTNICNRTYAETNAVIHMTHQVISKNVVKTEFILGVVISMMEAIGIDQFMHVKEKASEIMVILEVMRSHLFRAEHNAKIDQYGNMTPDFEPLNAARNWFPKMYQRMNEIIKILGASGLMALPTEADFSNSDVGPLVHRYTQGANINGEEKVQLFRLAWDISISAFGNRQALYEYYFFGDPVRMSNAYYDGFDKKPYKDMVTNFLNKAKKEAGIF; from the coding sequence ATGGGCGCACGAACGGGGAAAGAATATATCGAAGGCATTAAAAAGAGGAATACGGAAGTATGGATTCATGGGGGAAAAGTAGGAGACGTAACTACACATCCAGCATTTAAAAATGTAGTAGAAAGCGTTGCAGGTCTTTACGATTTACAGCATGAGAAGCCGGAAAAAATGCTATATACCTCACCGACATCTGGTAAAAAAGTGGGGCTATCTTTTATTGCTCCTAAAACAAAAGAAGATTTGTTTAAAAGACGTGAAATGCATACAGAATGGGCAACTTTTTCAGGTGGGATGATGGGGCGTTCCCCAGACTACTTGAATACAAGTATTATGGCCTTCGGAACTGCTAGCCAGTTTTTTGCGCAAGAGGGCGGTGGAAGTGAGCAATTTGGTAAAAATGCTGCAGATTACTATGAATATGCACGAGAAAACGATATTAGTTTAACCCATACTTTAATTCATCCTCAAGTAAATCGATCAATGTTAACGCAAGCAGAGCAAAAAGATCCATTTCTATCAGCACGTATAACAAAAAAGACCCAAGACGGGATTATAGTGAATGGTTGTCGTCTCCTGGCAACATTAGGTGGTATTACCGATGAACTCGTCGTATTTCCTTCTACGATAAATAGAACACCTGGAACTACAGATGATCCATTCGCATTTGCGTTTGCAATTCCAAATAATACAAAGGGTTTGAAATTCTTATCTCGTGAATCATTCGACTATGGAAAAAGCAAATGGGATCACCCATTAGGAGCTAGGTTTGATGAGAGTGATGCAATTATTTCATTTGAAGATGTATTAGTTCCATGGGAAAGAGTTTTTGTATGTGAAAGTACAAATATATGCAACCGTACGTATGCCGAGACAAATGCGGTTATACACATGACGCATCAGGTTATTTCGAAAAACGTCGTAAAAACCGAATTTATCTTAGGTGTCGTTATAAGTATGATGGAAGCGATTGGTATTGATCAATTCATGCATGTGAAAGAAAAAGCAAGTGAAATCATGGTTATTTTAGAGGTTATGCGCTCTCATTTATTCAGAGCGGAGCATAATGCCAAAATCGATCAGTATGGCAATATGACGCCAGACTTTGAACCATTAAATGCTGCACGTAACTGGTTCCCAAAAATGTATCAGCGTATGAATGAAATCATTAAAATTCTAGGGGCTTCCGGTTTAATGGCACTACCAACCGAAGCAGACTTTAGCAATTCCGATGTGGGTCCGTTAGTCCATCGTTACACACAAGGTGCAAATATAAATGGAGAGGAAAAAGTACAGTTATTCCGCTTAGCGTGGGATATATCCATTAGTGCTTTCGGAAATCGCCAAGCACTTTACGAATACTATTTCTTTGGGGATCCTGTGAGAATGTCGAATGCTTATTATGATGGATTTGATAAGAAACCTTATAAAGATATGGTGACAAACTTTTTAAATAAAGCAAAAAAGGAAGCGGGAATATTCTAA
- a CDS encoding flavin reductase family protein yields the protein MHQENHEIDDRLFRNAMGCFATGVTVITTKVAEEIYGMTANAFMSVSLNPKLVAISIGENAKMHQHIKVSKQFAINILSTNQQNESNQFAGRLDSESNITFASFKSLPILEDTIAVVTCELHSEYIVGDHTIFIGKVTGVKMNQGDPLLFSQGKYRELKELERE from the coding sequence ATGCACCAAGAAAATCACGAGATTGATGATCGGTTATTCCGAAATGCGATGGGCTGTTTTGCAACAGGCGTAACGGTCATTACAACAAAAGTAGCGGAAGAAATTTATGGCATGACTGCGAATGCTTTTATGTCCGTTTCTCTAAATCCAAAGTTAGTAGCAATTAGTATCGGGGAAAATGCAAAAATGCATCAGCATATAAAAGTTTCGAAGCAATTTGCTATTAATATATTATCTACTAACCAACAAAACGAATCGAATCAATTTGCTGGTCGGCTAGATTCAGAATCTAACATTACATTCGCTTCCTTTAAAAGCTTGCCAATTCTGGAAGATACAATAGCGGTTGTTACATGTGAACTGCATAGCGAATATATAGTCGGAGACCATACCATTTTTATTGGTAAAGTGACTGGAGTAAAAATGAATCAAGGAGATCCTTTATTATTTAGTCAAGGAAAGTATCGCGAACTAAAAGAACTAGAGAGGGAGTAG
- a CDS encoding 5-carboxymethyl-2-hydroxymuconate Delta-isomerase yields the protein MPHFIVEYTDNIKDEANLAKLLEEIHRVLIARAPIFPIGGIRSRAIELKDYRVADGAEDDAFVHAVLKIGAGRSEEIKKEVCHTLFEVMKEHFSELMSKRYLALSMELIEFSEAGTYKQNNIHARFNK from the coding sequence TTGCCGCATTTTATTGTGGAGTACACGGATAACATTAAAGATGAAGCCAATCTCGCAAAGCTACTAGAGGAAATCCATCGAGTTTTAATTGCACGAGCCCCTATTTTTCCAATAGGAGGTATTCGCTCAAGAGCGATTGAATTAAAAGACTATCGAGTGGCGGATGGAGCCGAGGATGATGCATTCGTCCATGCAGTGTTAAAAATTGGAGCAGGACGTTCCGAGGAAATAAAGAAAGAAGTTTGTCATACGCTATTTGAGGTCATGAAAGAGCATTTCTCCGAACTAATGTCCAAACGATACTTAGCGTTGTCTATGGAACTTATTGAATTTAGTGAAGCTGGTACTTATAAACAAAATAATATTCACGCAAGATTTAATAAGTAA
- a CDS encoding FAD-dependent oxidoreductase, with protein MVVGEISQERNLIIIGGGPGGYSAAIRAAQLGLSVTIIEQAHMGGVCLNEGCIPSKIFTHAAAKRSESAHLQDLGIGNSDNLFDMKKLSDYKSKVIHQLRSGVESLCKSNKIEIIRGKATFLAIDKIGVENGHQFDIFEFEQVIIATGSSPSMPAPFKDKGERILFPHELFKLDQLPDHLIVRGQDYIALEVASSFAALGTQVSVVLDYKAAFPFDESINKELSRLFKKRKIKVYKEMELISFDETKDGITISFLTDNKVEESISGSHLFISGTRTPNLDSLGISRFGIAQTNEGFIKIDVNMRSSIPTIYAIGDVTEGPMLAVKAIKQGKAAVASIAGEQTEVDPTFIPVVAHTIPPVVSVGLTEQSARDYGLAIRVSQFALGTNGYAAITGKKDGLIKVISDSTTEIIHGIHMIGEGAVEMSGSFVQLLEMAAKEEDVKFPHYAHPAFNEALLEVVEGLIGQSIHSTTVNKADYIKI; from the coding sequence ATGGTTGTTGGGGAAATCAGTCAGGAACGAAATCTAATTATTATTGGAGGAGGGCCAGGAGGTTACAGTGCTGCGATACGGGCTGCACAGCTTGGTCTTTCGGTCACAATCATTGAACAGGCTCATATGGGTGGTGTTTGTTTGAATGAAGGATGTATTCCTTCTAAAATATTTACACATGCAGCAGCTAAACGCTCAGAAAGCGCTCATTTACAAGATCTTGGAATTGGAAATTCAGATAACCTATTCGATATGAAAAAGCTAAGTGATTATAAGTCTAAAGTCATCCATCAGCTTCGGTCTGGTGTAGAAAGTTTATGTAAATCAAACAAAATTGAAATAATACGTGGGAAAGCTACTTTCCTCGCTATAGACAAAATTGGTGTAGAAAATGGTCATCAATTCGATATTTTTGAATTTGAGCAAGTTATTATCGCAACAGGAAGTTCCCCGAGCATGCCAGCTCCTTTTAAAGACAAAGGGGAAAGAATTTTATTTCCGCATGAATTATTTAAATTGGATCAGTTACCGGACCACCTTATTGTAAGAGGTCAAGATTACATTGCCCTTGAAGTGGCTTCCAGTTTTGCGGCATTAGGGACACAAGTCAGTGTGGTTTTAGATTACAAAGCTGCCTTTCCTTTCGATGAATCCATTAATAAAGAGTTAAGTCGCTTATTTAAAAAACGAAAAATTAAAGTGTATAAAGAAATGGAATTAATCTCCTTTGACGAGACAAAAGATGGCATTACGATATCTTTCCTTACAGATAATAAAGTAGAAGAATCAATAAGTGGATCCCATCTATTCATTTCCGGAACAAGGACACCCAACTTAGATTCTCTAGGAATAAGTCGTTTCGGAATTGCGCAAACAAATGAGGGCTTTATAAAGATAGACGTAAATATGCGTTCATCGATACCTACCATCTATGCAATAGGTGATGTAACGGAAGGTCCAATGCTCGCAGTTAAAGCCATCAAACAAGGAAAAGCTGCCGTAGCATCCATTGCAGGAGAACAAACAGAAGTAGACCCTACATTTATACCAGTTGTTGCTCATACGATTCCTCCAGTCGTTTCTGTGGGGCTCACGGAACAAAGTGCACGGGATTATGGATTGGCTATTCGTGTCAGTCAATTTGCTCTTGGTACCAACGGTTATGCAGCCATTACTGGTAAAAAGGATGGGTTAATTAAAGTTATTTCGGATTCAACAACAGAGATAATACATGGGATTCATATGATTGGTGAAGGGGCTGTTGAAATGTCAGGCTCCTTTGTCCAGTTGCTAGAAATGGCCGCAAAAGAAGAAGACGTTAAATTCCCCCACTATGCACATCCAGCATTTAATGAAGCGCTACTTGAAGTGGTAGAGGGGTTAATCGGTCAATCCATTCACTCTACCACTGTTAATAAGGCTGATTATATTAAAATCTAA
- a CDS encoding ABC transporter permease, translating to MFSAVFGSVEQGIIYAIMALGVYISFRVLDFPDLTVDGSFVTGAGTAATMIIFGYHPAVATAVAIVIGFLAGCVTGLLHTKGKINALLSGILMMIALYSINLRIMGLTSPNSIGRPNIPLLNAETIFIQFQTFWGNLGIDKAITNFLSMLGFQYLPSTWGTLFIMTIIVLIIKLVVDWFLKTEVGLAIRATGDNKKMIRSLSANTDTLVILGLGFSNALVAFSGALIAQYAKFADIGMGIGMIIIGLASVIIGEAIFGTKTIVRTTFAVIAGAIIYRIVLGLALRVDFLDTGDMKLITAVIVICALILPQFFEKKREKNRKAKRHAERLVEQKHLLMKEGNAVVKAQSD from the coding sequence ATGTTTTCAGCAGTATTTGGCTCTGTGGAGCAAGGAATCATCTATGCAATTATGGCACTTGGCGTGTATATTTCATTCCGAGTGCTAGATTTTCCGGATTTAACAGTAGACGGAAGTTTTGTAACTGGAGCTGGAACTGCTGCCACGATGATTATCTTCGGATATCATCCGGCGGTAGCTACAGCAGTAGCCATAGTTATTGGCTTTCTTGCTGGATGTGTTACCGGTCTCCTACATACAAAAGGGAAAATTAATGCACTTCTATCTGGGATTTTAATGATGATCGCGCTCTATTCTATAAATTTACGCATAATGGGACTCACTTCTCCGAATTCCATTGGTCGCCCAAATATACCTTTATTAAATGCTGAAACAATATTTATTCAGTTCCAAACCTTTTGGGGTAATTTAGGTATCGACAAGGCCATTACAAATTTTTTAAGCATGCTGGGTTTTCAGTACTTACCTTCAACTTGGGGTACTTTGTTCATCATGACTATTATTGTTTTGATTATAAAACTTGTCGTCGATTGGTTTTTGAAAACCGAAGTAGGTCTTGCGATAAGAGCTACTGGCGATAATAAGAAAATGATTCGAAGCTTATCTGCTAATACAGACACACTTGTGATTCTTGGTCTTGGCTTCTCAAATGCACTTGTTGCCTTTTCTGGAGCCCTGATCGCTCAGTATGCAAAGTTTGCGGACATCGGAATGGGAATTGGGATGATTATTATCGGACTAGCTTCTGTCATTATTGGTGAGGCAATATTTGGTACGAAAACGATTGTCCGAACAACATTTGCTGTAATTGCTGGAGCCATTATTTACAGAATTGTACTTGGCCTCGCACTAAGAGTGGACTTTCTTGATACGGGAGATATGAAACTAATTACCGCGGTTATTGTCATTTGCGCGCTTATCTTGCCCCAGTTCTTTGAAAAGAAGCGGGAAAAAAATAGGAAAGCTAAACGCCATGCGGAACGATTAGTAGAGCAAAAACATTTGCTAATGAAGGAGGGGAATGCCGTTGTTAAAGCTCAGTCAGATTAA
- a CDS encoding ABC transporter ATP-binding protein: protein MLKLSQINKLFNEATPDEKIALDQINLQLNPGDFMTVIGSNGAGKSTMLNMISGALSPDFGVIEIANKDVTKMPEYKRSQMIGRVFQDPMAGTAPTMTIEENLAMAYSRNKKRTLKKGVDKKRREFFRASLEALHLNLENRLNAKVGMLSGGERQALSLLMATFTQPSILLLDEHTAALDPSRAELITNLTKLLVEKDQLTTLMITHNMQQALDLGNRLIMMDKGQIILEIEAEEKKKLTIPKLMDEFQRIRGEKLTSDKALLSI from the coding sequence TTGTTAAAGCTCAGTCAGATTAATAAATTGTTTAATGAAGCAACACCTGATGAAAAAATTGCATTGGATCAAATCAATCTGCAGTTAAATCCTGGTGATTTTATGACTGTGATTGGAAGCAACGGTGCTGGAAAATCGACTATGTTGAATATGATTTCTGGCGCTCTTTCTCCTGATTTTGGAGTAATTGAAATTGCTAATAAAGACGTTACAAAAATGCCGGAGTATAAGCGTTCCCAGATGATTGGGAGGGTATTTCAAGATCCAATGGCAGGGACCGCACCTACGATGACGATTGAGGAAAACTTAGCAATGGCTTACTCACGAAACAAAAAACGTACATTAAAAAAGGGCGTTGACAAGAAACGCCGTGAATTTTTCCGTGCATCACTTGAAGCCCTTCATTTAAACCTGGAAAATCGATTGAATGCAAAAGTAGGAATGCTTTCTGGTGGGGAGAGGCAAGCACTTTCACTATTGATGGCTACCTTTACACAACCGTCTATTTTACTTCTGGATGAACATACTGCCGCACTAGACCCATCGCGAGCAGAATTAATTACGAATTTAACGAAGCTGCTTGTGGAAAAGGACCAGCTAACGACTCTTATGATTACTCATAATATGCAACAAGCGCTAGACTTAGGGAACAGGCTTATTATGATGGATAAAGGTCAAATCATTTTAGAGATAGAAGCAGAAGAAAAGAAAAAATTAACCATTCCCAAACTGATGGATGAATTCCAACGGATTCGTGGCGAGAAATTAACAAGTGATAAAGCATTGTTATCCATATAG
- a CDS encoding fumarylacetoacetate hydrolase family protein, translating to MRKARIAYGGAIHEAIEWEGRLKLDDGRIVEENKVTWLTPIVPRTVFALGLNYADHAAELSFDAPSEPLVFLKGPNTFIGHQAYTRRPADVTYMHYECELAVIIGETARHVKKEEAYKYIKGYSVANDYAIRDYLENYYRPNLRVKNRDTCTPFGPWIVDATDIEDPMKLKLTTHVNNKLVQEGTTADMIFDIPSLIVYLTSFMTLSENDVILTGTPKGSVDTTVGDVVVTEVEGIGRLVNTIIGDDSFANR from the coding sequence ATGAGAAAAGCGCGGATTGCATATGGGGGTGCCATTCATGAAGCGATTGAATGGGAAGGGCGACTTAAGTTAGATGATGGCCGAATAGTAGAAGAGAATAAAGTAACCTGGCTTACACCGATTGTGCCGCGCACGGTGTTTGCACTAGGACTGAACTATGCGGATCATGCAGCAGAACTTTCATTTGATGCCCCATCGGAACCCCTTGTTTTTTTAAAAGGACCGAATACGTTTATTGGGCATCAAGCATATACACGTCGTCCTGCAGATGTCACCTATATGCACTATGAATGTGAACTAGCTGTAATTATCGGGGAAACAGCTAGACATGTGAAAAAAGAAGAAGCATACAAATATATTAAGGGGTATAGTGTCGCAAACGATTATGCCATCAGAGATTATTTAGAAAATTATTACCGTCCGAACCTTCGAGTGAAAAATCGTGATACCTGTACACCATTCGGACCATGGATCGTCGATGCAACAGATATAGAGGACCCAATGAAGCTAAAGTTGACGACACATGTCAATAATAAACTGGTTCAAGAAGGAACAACGGCGGATATGATCTTTGATATTCCATCGCTTATTGTTTATTTAACTAGCTTTATGACATTGAGTGAAAATGATGTCATTCTTACAGGCACTCCTAAAGGATCAGTGGATACTACCGTTGGAGATGTTGTTGTCACGGAAGTGGAAGGAATTGGTCGCTTAGTAAATACCATAATCGGAGATGATTCCTTTGCAAATCGATAG
- a CDS encoding dihydrolipoamide acetyltransferase family protein: MFEVKLHDIGEGMTEGEVIHYLVKVGDSVRTDQPLVEVQTDKMVAELTSPCSGFVKEIRIEVGETVKVGTSLLYIEAAEVARTEQKDQVNSQQNMEKKAIPEMNRDAKAQPISYNRVLAAPYTRKIARDNNINLEDVKPTDPSGRVTEEDVFRFINGLQTNEATVKSVKQDVVVEEIPDEIPYRGIRKKIAEKMKKSLYTIPHVTHFDEVNMTNLFEMKEQLKNAGESVSIPAFLIKALVISLKDFPIFNAELDEENSRILLKKNYHIGIATNTESGLIVPVLHDVDKKSIKQINQEVKGLTERAIAGKLQPYEMQNSTFTVSNVGPLGSTGATPIINYPETALIAFHKTKKQPIVNKFDEIVIGHIMTLSMAFDHRVADGATAVKFTNRFASLIEQPHKLMMEMI; encoded by the coding sequence ATGTTCGAAGTAAAGTTACATGATATCGGGGAAGGAATGACGGAAGGGGAAGTGATCCATTACTTAGTTAAAGTTGGAGATTCGGTTAGGACGGATCAGCCGCTTGTCGAAGTACAAACGGACAAAATGGTCGCTGAACTTACTTCGCCCTGCTCAGGTTTCGTGAAAGAAATTCGAATTGAAGTAGGTGAAACCGTCAAGGTCGGAACAAGTCTACTCTACATTGAAGCAGCTGAAGTTGCTCGAACTGAACAAAAAGACCAAGTAAATTCGCAACAAAATATGGAGAAGAAAGCGATTCCTGAGATGAATAGGGACGCAAAAGCTCAACCCATTTCTTATAATCGAGTACTCGCTGCACCATATACACGGAAAATTGCGCGCGACAACAACATAAATTTGGAGGATGTAAAGCCGACTGACCCTTCTGGAAGAGTAACAGAAGAAGATGTTTTCCGATTTATAAATGGATTGCAAACGAACGAGGCTACTGTGAAGAGTGTGAAGCAAGATGTTGTTGTTGAAGAAATACCAGATGAAATCCCATATAGAGGGATACGCAAAAAGATTGCAGAAAAGATGAAGAAATCTCTCTATACCATTCCTCATGTCACGCATTTCGATGAAGTTAATATGACAAACCTTTTTGAAATGAAGGAGCAGTTGAAAAATGCTGGTGAATCAGTCAGTATTCCAGCTTTTCTTATAAAAGCACTTGTTATTTCATTGAAGGATTTTCCGATTTTCAATGCTGAGTTGGATGAAGAAAATAGTCGGATACTCCTCAAGAAGAATTATCATATAGGCATTGCCACAAACACAGAAAGTGGACTTATTGTCCCTGTACTCCATGATGTCGATAAGAAATCAATTAAACAGATTAATCAGGAAGTCAAAGGACTAACAGAAAGAGCAATCGCTGGTAAATTACAACCGTATGAAATGCAAAATAGTACATTTACGGTGAGTAATGTTGGGCCATTAGGTAGTACTGGTGCAACGCCAATTATCAACTATCCAGAAACGGCCCTTATTGCTTTTCACAAAACGAAAAAACAACCCATCGTTAATAAATTTGATGAAATCGTTATCGGCCATATCATGACACTTTCCATGGCATTTGACCACCGTGTTGCGGATGGCGCAACGGCTGTTAAATTTACAAACCGCTTTGCGAGCCTGATTGAACAGCCTCACAAACTGATGATGGAGATGATATAA